Proteins encoded in a region of the Streptacidiphilus rugosus AM-16 genome:
- a CDS encoding sugar ABC transporter ATP-binding protein — MSGAPRLTWVTATSRVGTPLVRVRGLGKRFGGTVALDGLDLDIAGSSVLALVGPNGAGKSTLIQILAGIHHADAGHVWVAGDRLGSRAAARRMAFVHQDPALVEWMTVAENIALGLGYPRSKGLISQRRVQEQGSDVLTGLLEGIDPRTRAGELSRAERSMVAVARALAADADLVVLDEPTVSLSAVDSARLFRALHRLRDRGRAVLYVSHRLDEVYQVADRFAVLRDGQLLREGALAVHGPTRLLHDIVGQELTTYQAPPAPTGGAALLRVRRVRTPVAGPVDVDVLPGEVVGMTGLTGAGHESVGRALAGLVPLAEGDLRLAGRPYRPASVAEAVGAGVSFVGGDRLEEGGGLDLTVRENLFPNPRATGRRTISWIRPRDERAGASSLIERFRVRPSNSEAPLATLSGGNQQKVVIGRWLGLRRRLMVLEEPTAGVDVGAKAEIHRLLAEEVTAGLAVVLVSSDFEELVRVCHRVLVFVRGQVAAELTGPALSVSALVRTTSMTAPPSAAPAADEDGR; from the coding sequence TGGCGCTGGACGGGCTGGACCTGGACATCGCCGGCAGCAGCGTCCTGGCCCTGGTGGGGCCCAACGGGGCGGGCAAGTCGACGCTGATCCAGATCCTGGCCGGGATCCACCACGCGGACGCCGGCCACGTGTGGGTGGCGGGTGACCGGCTGGGGTCCCGGGCGGCTGCGCGGAGAATGGCGTTCGTGCACCAGGATCCGGCGCTGGTGGAGTGGATGACCGTGGCCGAGAACATCGCGCTGGGCCTCGGGTACCCCCGCTCGAAGGGGCTGATCTCCCAGCGGCGAGTGCAGGAGCAGGGCTCGGATGTGCTCACGGGTCTGCTGGAGGGGATCGATCCCCGCACCCGGGCGGGAGAGCTCTCGCGCGCGGAGCGGTCGATGGTCGCCGTGGCCCGGGCACTGGCCGCCGACGCCGACCTGGTCGTGCTGGACGAGCCGACGGTGAGCTTGTCGGCGGTCGACAGCGCCCGGCTGTTCCGAGCCTTGCACCGGCTGCGGGACCGGGGGCGTGCGGTGCTGTACGTCAGCCACCGGCTCGACGAGGTGTACCAGGTAGCCGACCGCTTCGCCGTGCTGCGCGACGGACAGCTGTTGCGCGAGGGGGCACTCGCCGTCCACGGCCCGACGCGGCTGCTCCACGACATCGTGGGGCAGGAACTCACCACTTATCAGGCGCCGCCGGCACCGACCGGGGGCGCCGCGCTGCTGCGGGTGCGGCGGGTGCGCACGCCCGTGGCCGGACCGGTCGATGTGGACGTGCTACCGGGCGAGGTGGTCGGGATGACCGGCCTGACGGGGGCGGGGCATGAGAGCGTGGGCCGGGCGCTTGCCGGGCTGGTGCCGCTGGCAGAGGGCGACCTGCGGCTGGCGGGGCGCCCGTACCGTCCGGCGTCGGTCGCCGAGGCGGTGGGCGCGGGAGTGAGTTTCGTGGGGGGAGACCGCCTGGAGGAGGGAGGCGGGCTGGATCTGACCGTGCGGGAGAACCTGTTCCCCAACCCGCGCGCCACCGGACGGCGGACGATCTCGTGGATCCGGCCCCGCGACGAGCGGGCAGGGGCATCGTCCCTGATCGAGCGCTTCCGTGTGCGCCCGAGCAACAGTGAAGCGCCGCTGGCGACGTTGTCGGGCGGCAACCAGCAGAAGGTGGTCATCGGGCGGTGGCTCGGGCTGCGGCGGCGGCTGATGGTATTGGAGGAACCCACCGCAGGCGTGGACGTGGGCGCCAAAGCGGAGATCCACCGACTCCTCGCGGAAGAGGTCACGGCGGGACTGGCGGTCGTCCTGGTTTCCAGCGATTTCGAGGAGCTGGTGCGCGTCTGCCACCGCGTGCTGGTGTTCGTGCGCGGGCAGGTTGCGGCCGAGCTGACCGGCCCGGCGCTGAGCGTGTCGGCGCTGGTCCGGACCACTTCGATGACTGCTCCCCCGTCCGCCGCCCCCGCTGCGGATGAGGACGGAAGGTGA